One window from the genome of Acinetobacter lanii encodes:
- a CDS encoding MFS transporter: MASTTATTAQPANSKFRVLTASLVGTTIEFFDFYIYATAAVIIFPHLFFPASTDPTTATIQSLATFAIAFIARPIGAALFGHLGDRIGRKATLVAALLTMGLSTVCIGLLPTYAQIGIAAPLMLALCRLGQGLGLGGEWSGAVLLATENAPEGKRAWYGMFPQLGAPIGFILATGSFLTLGAFMSEEAFMTWGWRIPFISSALLVIVGLWIRLKLHETPAFQKVLDKQKEVNIPFMTVITKHFPQLFLGTIAAICTFVVFYLTTVFALNWATTKLGYNRGDFLQLQLIATLCFAAFIPLSAVLAEKFGRKTTSIGVCIVAAIFGLFFADMLESSNHLIVLLFLCIGLGIMGLTYGPIGTVLSEIFPTSVRYTGSALTFNLGGILGASFAPLIATKLATTYGLYSVGYYLTAASILSMLAFMMLRETKNDDVNNQI; encoded by the coding sequence ATGGCGTCAACGACAGCAACAACAGCACAACCTGCTAATTCTAAATTTCGTGTTTTGACCGCAAGCTTGGTCGGAACAACGATCGAATTCTTCGATTTTTATATTTATGCGACTGCCGCAGTCATTATTTTTCCACATCTGTTCTTCCCGGCAAGTACAGATCCCACCACTGCCACCATTCAGTCTTTAGCCACTTTCGCGATTGCCTTTATTGCACGTCCGATTGGTGCAGCCTTATTCGGTCATTTGGGAGATCGAATCGGACGAAAAGCCACCTTGGTTGCTGCACTACTCACCATGGGGCTGTCAACCGTGTGTATTGGTTTATTACCGACTTATGCACAAATTGGGATTGCAGCACCTTTAATGCTGGCACTGTGCCGTTTAGGACAAGGCTTAGGTTTGGGCGGTGAATGGTCAGGTGCAGTGTTACTGGCAACAGAAAATGCACCAGAAGGTAAACGTGCGTGGTATGGCATGTTCCCACAACTGGGTGCACCGATTGGCTTTATTTTGGCGACCGGTTCATTCCTGACCTTAGGTGCCTTCATGAGTGAAGAAGCATTCATGACTTGGGGCTGGCGTATTCCGTTTATCTCAAGTGCTTTATTGGTGATCGTGGGTTTATGGATTCGTTTAAAACTGCATGAAACCCCAGCTTTCCAAAAAGTTTTAGATAAGCAAAAAGAAGTGAATATTCCATTCATGACTGTGATCACTAAACATTTCCCACAGTTATTCTTGGGCACGATCGCGGCAATATGTACCTTTGTCGTGTTCTATCTCACTACAGTCTTTGCCTTGAACTGGGCCACCACTAAACTCGGCTACAACCGTGGTGACTTCCTACAATTACAACTGATTGCAACACTCTGCTTTGCCGCATTTATTCCACTTTCAGCAGTTTTGGCTGAAAAATTTGGGCGTAAAACCACTTCGATTGGCGTATGTATTGTGGCTGCGATTTTTGGTTTGTTCTTTGCAGATATGTTGGAATCAAGCAATCATTTGATCGTGTTACTGTTCTTGTGTATTGGTCTCGGCATCATGGGTTTAACCTATGGTCCGATTGGTACGGTGTTGTCAGAAATTTTTCCAACGTCAGTGCGTTACACCGGTTCAGCATTAACCTTTAACTTGGGCGGTATTTTGGGCGCATCTTTTGCCCCTCTTATCGCAACCAAGCTGGCAACAACTTATGGTCTATATTCAGTCGGTTATTACTTAACAGCGGCGTCTATTCTGTCGATGCTGGCTTTTATGATGCTACGTGAAACCAAAAATGATGATGTAAACAATCAAATTTAA
- a CDS encoding metallophosphoesterase → MWTANTILNVFYISFGLLAVWGIAQAWMSQSRTETIHPFKAFVHLLAFYLSYLLIPLFFFSLFAGWIGTFSLHQSIFVFLLSGLLIYARFIEPHTIKINRLKYNLTSNDPFDTENQTKRPIKVALIADLHIGLFSGHERQLKMIVEKINQQQPDLVVVAGDWTYEPENKLADELAVLKQIQAPVYSVNGNHDEQYPGPPIQALLKHALEVNNVIDIEGKIVEFDDFRLIGIGDLWAGKADMRYMPELPQDKPWLILSHNPDTVDMVPKLPTHPLMLSGHTHGGQVELPWLTNYVMKKVSILGHKRGLYQHENANVFVSVGTGMVGVPFRFRVPPMIDIIEIY, encoded by the coding sequence ATGTGGACAGCAAATACCATTCTTAATGTATTTTACATCAGCTTTGGCTTGCTCGCCGTATGGGGCATCGCTCAAGCCTGGATGAGCCAATCTCGAACTGAAACCATTCATCCGTTTAAAGCCTTTGTCCATTTGTTGGCATTTTACCTGTCTTATTTGCTAATTCCATTGTTCTTTTTTAGTCTTTTTGCAGGCTGGATCGGCACTTTTTCCCTGCATCAAAGTATTTTTGTTTTCTTACTCAGTGGTTTATTGATTTATGCGCGTTTTATTGAACCGCATACTATTAAAATCAATCGCTTAAAATACAATCTAACATCAAATGATCCTTTTGATACAGAAAATCAGACTAAACGCCCGATTAAAGTCGCGTTAATTGCCGATTTACACATTGGATTATTTTCAGGGCATGAGCGTCAGTTGAAAATGATTGTGGAAAAAATCAACCAGCAACAACCAGATCTAGTAGTGGTAGCCGGCGATTGGACTTATGAGCCTGAAAATAAATTGGCAGATGAATTGGCGGTGTTAAAACAGATTCAAGCACCGGTATATTCAGTCAACGGTAATCATGATGAACAATATCCGGGACCCCCGATTCAAGCCTTGTTAAAGCATGCTTTAGAAGTCAATAACGTGATTGATATTGAAGGCAAGATTGTTGAATTTGATGATTTTCGTTTAATTGGGATTGGAGATTTATGGGCGGGTAAAGCCGATATGCGCTATATGCCCGAACTACCGCAAGATAAACCGTGGCTGATTCTGTCGCATAATCCCGATACCGTGGATATGGTACCCAAACTGCCCACACATCCTCTGATGCTTTCAGGGCATACCCATGGTGGACAAGTCGAGTTACCGTGGCTAACTAACTATGTCATGAAGAAAGTTTCAATTTTGGGTCATAAACGTGGTTTATATCAGCATGAAAATGCCAATGTCTTTGTGTCTGTTGGTACCGGAATGGTCGGTGTTCCATTTCGCTTTCGTGTACCCCCGATGATCGATATCATTGAAATTTATTAA
- a CDS encoding phospholipase D family protein: protein MQDTHKTSLSSATLTPFSTSKKAVLLLSSCLILGLPACNTLPKQQSLTPQYAYDVNTDQTSLAKIIEPLKTQNPELTGYHILYEPMEAIAARLQLIDKAEKTLDLQYYIWDNDTIGSLALYKIIQAADRGVKVRLLMDDNNAKSMEAIYLALDQHQNIEVKLFNPYRFRRLRPMEMIIDLKRINRRMHNKTFTADNQITLIGGRNMSNQYYNVSENYQFSDVDVMLVGQAVDDITHSFDEYWNHSYAYPVRQIVNHKQYTLRYEGLKSQLTEFYQSASIQNYLNLSNRSHDFNQWLSNDVELDWVKAQVIKDSPEKIKSKAKKEEHLNFQLVQRLQKPEKSVDIISAYFVPEKKGEQHLKKLAEDGVNVRVLTNSFKANDVALVHAFYAKYRESLLKSGVQLYEFLPAIPEEFQNKNNIEISKQLKVSLKGLSRSSLHAKMMALDDKQVFIGSFNFDPRSSNLNTEIGVILDSKPLANAVHSTMDQNLRKYAYKLVLDSNDKINWKYQTPTGEQTLTKEPKMKWWQKAGVKMISWLPLEGFM, encoded by the coding sequence ATGCAAGACACCCACAAAACCTCTCTTTCATCGGCAACTTTGACCCCTTTCTCAACGTCAAAAAAAGCCGTGTTGCTGCTCAGTTCTTGTCTGATTCTTGGCTTGCCTGCATGTAATACCCTACCTAAACAACAAAGCTTAACCCCGCAATATGCGTATGATGTCAATACGGATCAAACCAGTTTGGCCAAAATCATTGAGCCTTTAAAAACACAAAATCCTGAATTGACCGGCTATCATATTTTGTATGAGCCGATGGAAGCAATTGCAGCGCGTTTGCAACTGATTGATAAAGCAGAAAAGACTTTAGATTTACAATATTATATTTGGGACAATGACACCATTGGCTCATTGGCCTTATACAAAATTATTCAAGCGGCAGATCGTGGCGTTAAAGTCCGTTTACTGATGGATGATAACAATGCCAAATCCATGGAAGCGATTTATCTGGCTTTAGATCAGCATCAAAATATTGAGGTTAAACTGTTTAACCCCTACCGCTTCCGACGTTTACGCCCGATGGAAATGATCATCGATTTAAAGCGAATCAACCGTCGAATGCACAATAAAACCTTTACCGCCGACAATCAGATTACCCTGATTGGCGGACGTAATATGAGTAACCAATATTATAACGTCAGTGAAAATTATCAGTTTTCTGATGTGGATGTAATGTTGGTCGGTCAAGCGGTCGATGATATTACCCATTCTTTTGATGAATACTGGAACCACAGTTATGCCTATCCTGTGCGCCAAATTGTCAATCATAAGCAGTACACTTTGCGCTACGAAGGACTTAAATCGCAACTGACTGAGTTTTATCAAAGCGCATCGATTCAGAATTATCTCAATTTAAGCAATCGCAGTCATGACTTTAATCAATGGTTGAGCAATGACGTTGAATTGGATTGGGTCAAGGCTCAAGTGATTAAAGACTCACCGGAAAAAATCAAATCTAAAGCCAAAAAAGAAGAACACTTAAACTTCCAATTGGTGCAACGTTTGCAAAAACCAGAAAAAAGTGTCGATATTATTTCCGCCTATTTCGTACCTGAGAAAAAAGGCGAACAGCATTTGAAAAAATTGGCGGAAGATGGCGTTAATGTTCGTGTGCTTACCAACTCGTTTAAAGCCAATGACGTGGCATTGGTACATGCCTTTTATGCCAAATATCGAGAAAGTTTGCTGAAAAGCGGCGTGCAACTGTATGAATTCTTGCCCGCCATTCCTGAAGAGTTTCAAAATAAAAACAATATCGAGATTTCAAAGCAGCTCAAAGTCAGTCTGAAAGGTCTGAGTCGTTCCAGTTTACATGCCAAAATGATGGCACTGGATGACAAGCAAGTGTTTATTGGTTCGTTTAACTTCGACCCTCGCTCCTCCAACCTGAATACTGAAATTGGGGTAATTTTAGACAGTAAACCTTTGGCCAATGCGGTGCACAGCACCATGGATCAAAACTTAAGAAAATATGCCTATAAATTGGTTTTAGATTCAAACGACAAAATCAACTGGAAATATCAAACCCCAACAGGCGAACAGACGCTCACCAAAGAACCGAAAATGAAGTGGTGGCAAAAAGCCGGGGTGAAAATGATTTCATGGTTGCCGCTTGAAGGCTTTATGTAA
- a CDS encoding lysophospholipid acyltransferase family protein — protein sequence MTQTPSNKMNLFSKAMLYTHKLAAGTAAVSEGFYLIFRHQMYKEPNNPKNTRYVQHFCRRLCQVFNIDVQVHGTIPRDPALWVSNHISWLDIAVLGSGARIFFLAKAEIENWPIFGKLAKGGGTLFIKRGSGDSLRIKEQITGFLKQNIPVLFFPEATTTDGSRIKKIYGRILGAAIDAGRPVQICLICYVNQQGQLDTVAPFIGDISFGEHVKSVLEMPKVIAHLKALPAVDVTGHTVESLTQEIQHRMEQGLAELHQEVLVQA from the coding sequence ATGACCCAAACGCCTTCAAATAAGATGAATCTATTTTCTAAAGCGATGTTATATACCCATAAGCTGGCAGCCGGTACCGCTGCGGTCAGCGAAGGGTTTTATCTTATTTTTAGACATCAGATGTACAAAGAACCCAACAATCCTAAAAACACCCGCTATGTGCAGCATTTCTGTCGTCGGTTGTGTCAGGTGTTTAATATCGATGTGCAAGTGCATGGCACCATTCCGCGTGACCCTGCCTTGTGGGTGAGTAATCATATTTCATGGTTAGATATTGCGGTACTCGGTTCGGGTGCGCGGATTTTCTTTTTGGCCAAAGCTGAAATTGAAAATTGGCCGATCTTTGGCAAATTGGCTAAAGGTGGCGGCACGTTATTTATCAAACGTGGTTCAGGTGATTCGCTCAGAATCAAAGAACAAATTACTGGATTTTTAAAACAGAATATTCCGGTGTTATTCTTTCCTGAAGCCACGACTACAGATGGCAGTCGTATCAAAAAAATTTACGGCCGAATTTTGGGTGCAGCCATTGATGCCGGGCGTCCTGTACAAATTTGCTTAATTTGCTATGTTAATCAGCAGGGTCAGCTCGATACCGTGGCACCATTTATTGGCGATATCAGTTTTGGAGAGCATGTTAAATCAGTGTTAGAGATGCCGAAAGTGATTGCCCATTTAAAGGCCTTGCCTGCGGTGGATGTGACAGGGCATACGGTAGAATCACTGACCCAAGAAATTCAGCATAGAATGGAACAAGGCTTGGCAGAATTACATCAAGAAGTCTTAGTCCAAGCATAG
- the hflX gene encoding ribosome rescue GTPase HflX codes for MEDFEQYQASERAVLVSVAVNILDDLDQEEFHLLAKSAGAEILEHVQAQRIKPDPKYFVGSGKAEEIAEIAKHLEADIVIFDHSLTPSQERNLERIIQCRVIDRTRLILDIFAQRARTHEGKLQVELAQLDHLSSRLVGGRMGLDGQKGGIGLRGPGETQLETDRRLLRLRISQLKDKLEKVRQTRIQGRAARQKAAIPTVSLVGYTNAGKSTLFNILAESDVYAADQLFATLDPTLRRLNWDGIGALVLADTVGFVRNLAHALVESFKATLEETVEATLLLHVIDSSSPDKLEQIEAVEKVLKEIGTDVPTLRVYNKIDQSGEEAKIVYAAPHLPDRVYVSAHSQQGLDLLKQAVQECLMGQIQTFNVVLKPAYGKIRTQLYALNVIQAEDYDDQGNLNLRVTMAPHKLEQLIKQNHLPIDEILGEKAQQFKRVLEEFEIKD; via the coding sequence GTGGAAGATTTTGAACAATATCAAGCAAGTGAACGTGCAGTTTTGGTCAGCGTTGCAGTGAATATACTAGATGATCTTGACCAAGAAGAGTTTCACTTATTGGCAAAATCTGCAGGGGCAGAGATTCTTGAGCATGTTCAAGCACAGCGTATCAAGCCCGATCCTAAATATTTTGTCGGATCGGGTAAAGCTGAAGAAATTGCAGAGATCGCCAAGCATTTAGAAGCTGATATTGTGATTTTTGATCATTCACTCACACCGTCTCAAGAACGTAATTTAGAACGCATCATTCAATGTCGTGTGATTGATCGTACCCGTTTAATCCTGGATATTTTTGCGCAACGTGCACGCACCCATGAAGGTAAACTGCAAGTCGAATTGGCACAACTTGATCATTTGTCCTCACGTTTGGTCGGTGGCCGTATGGGACTCGATGGGCAAAAAGGCGGTATTGGCTTACGTGGCCCGGGTGAAACCCAGCTTGAAACAGATCGTCGTTTATTACGTTTACGCATTTCTCAGCTTAAAGACAAACTTGAAAAAGTGCGTCAGACCCGTATCCAAGGTCGTGCAGCACGTCAAAAAGCTGCGATTCCCACCGTGTCTTTGGTCGGCTATACCAATGCCGGTAAATCTACGCTGTTTAATATCTTGGCAGAAAGCGATGTTTATGCTGCCGATCAACTGTTTGCCACCCTTGACCCGACGTTAAGACGCTTAAATTGGGATGGTATAGGTGCTTTAGTTCTGGCAGATACCGTAGGCTTCGTGCGAAATCTTGCGCATGCCTTAGTGGAATCCTTTAAGGCAACTTTAGAAGAAACCGTTGAAGCAACCTTACTTTTGCACGTGATTGATTCCAGCAGTCCAGATAAATTAGAGCAAATTGAAGCGGTTGAAAAAGTGCTGAAAGAAATTGGCACCGATGTGCCGACCCTGAGAGTGTATAACAAGATCGATCAGTCCGGTGAAGAAGCCAAGATCGTGTATGCGGCACCACACTTACCTGATCGTGTCTATGTTTCAGCACACAGCCAGCAAGGCTTAGATCTGCTTAAACAAGCCGTGCAAGAATGCTTGATGGGACAGATTCAAACGTTCAACGTGGTGCTTAAACCGGCCTATGGAAAAATCAGAACTCAGCTCTATGCACTGAATGTGATTCAAGCCGAAGATTATGATGATCAAGGCAATCTCAATTTACGGGTCACCATGGCACCGCATAAACTGGAACAATTGATCAAACAAAATCATTTACCGATCGATGAAATCCTCGGTGAAAAAGCACAACAATTCAAAAGAGTACTCGAAGAGTTTGAAATAAAAGATTAA
- a CDS encoding LrgB family protein, whose product MFSILIGFILTLVAYLAAKPINRRFPQVPLLVIGMFIVIGLLLIFKIPYENYNQNMNGLFSHLLGYVTVALAIPLAAMRYDDLPLKAMFGILVFASVSAVALPMSLAYLLHMADSTIMAFATRAVTTPIAINIAELLHSPVTLVILIVILSGTIGAAFSSVILRNINDERASGLALGLAAHAIGTAQAWQRGSVAGRYAAFGMAVNAVFTAIWLPTFIIFLNKM is encoded by the coding sequence ATGTTCAGTATTTTAATTGGTTTTATCTTGACCTTAGTCGCTTATTTGGCTGCAAAACCCATCAACCGCCGCTTTCCACAAGTGCCACTTTTAGTGATTGGGATGTTTATCGTGATTGGCTTGTTGTTGATCTTCAAAATTCCCTATGAAAATTATAACCAAAACATGAATGGCTTATTTAGCCATTTATTGGGCTATGTCACAGTGGCATTAGCAATTCCCTTGGCTGCAATGCGGTATGACGATCTGCCCCTAAAAGCCATGTTCGGCATCTTGGTCTTTGCCAGCGTCAGTGCGGTGGCGCTACCCATGAGTTTGGCTTATCTACTGCACATGGCAGATTCAACCATTATGGCTTTTGCGACTCGTGCCGTCACCACGCCGATTGCGATCAATATTGCAGAACTGTTGCACTCCCCTGTGACCTTGGTGATCTTGATTGTGATCCTGTCTGGCACCATTGGCGCAGCATTTTCATCGGTGATTTTACGTAATATTAATGATGAACGTGCATCTGGTTTAGCCCTTGGTTTGGCTGCCCATGCCATCGGTACAGCGCAGGCTTGGCAACGTGGCAGTGTGGCTGGACGCTATGCAGCGTTCGGAATGGCGGTTAATGCTGTGTTTACCGCGATCTGGTTGCCAACTTTTATTATCTTTTTGAATAAAATGTGA
- a CDS encoding DUF2147 domain-containing protein, with translation MGFNKFGLTVILATLSSGVFAKDITGTWQQIDDKSGAPKALIQIRKEANNTYTGKIIKVTPLPGYTPRERCNDCPAPYSNTPILGMDVLKGLTQQANQKLYNKGSIIDPLAGKVYSAQAKLNESGNRLTLRAFMGVSSLGRSQTWIRQHN, from the coding sequence ATGGGATTCAATAAATTTGGCTTAACTGTGATTTTAGCCACACTAAGCAGTGGTGTTTTTGCCAAAGATATTACCGGCACATGGCAACAAATTGATGACAAATCAGGCGCCCCTAAAGCCCTCATTCAGATTCGTAAAGAAGCGAATAACACCTATACAGGCAAAATTATTAAAGTCACCCCTTTACCGGGATATACCCCACGTGAACGTTGCAATGATTGTCCAGCGCCTTATAGCAATACACCGATTTTGGGTATGGATGTATTGAAAGGTTTGACACAACAAGCCAATCAAAAACTCTATAACAAAGGCAGTATCATCGATCCATTGGCAGGTAAAGTGTATTCAGCACAAGCGAAACTCAATGAGTCAGGCAATCGACTAACGCTGAGAGCTTTTATGGGTGTTTCAAGTCTCGGGCGCAGCCAAACTTGGATTCGCCAACACAACTAA